The sequence GCCTCCACGCACCGCGCAGCAGGCCCGCCGGCTTCAGCTGCTCCAACAGGCTCACCGAGTCCGGCGCGCGCCGCCCGTCCAGCCGCAGCGCCAGCGCCGCAAAGAAGGCTGCCAGTCCGAGCGCGCCCACGCGGTTGAGAACAAGCGCCGTGCGGTCCAACTCGAAGGGCCCCATATCCGACCACCGCACCGAGCCCCACAGCGGCCAGTTCGTCGCCCAGTTCAACTCACCGCGCACCGCACCGAAGCCGGTGAGGCACAGCACCGCGAGCGCAATGCCATACGCACCGAAGCGCCCGCCCGCCACCGCGCGCGCCGCGAGCACGAAGCACGTCCACAGCACGAAGGTGGGCACCAGCAGCAGCCCCCAGACGATGGCGTACGGCACCACCGCCACCGACACCTTCCCCTGCGCCAGCTGCACCAGCGACGCCGCCAGCCACGTCACCGCCAGAATCGCCACGCCCACCAGGCTGTTGGCGAGCGCCTTGCCCAGCAGCACCGACAGCGTGCGCACCCGCGTGGCGTCATGGATGGGCGCGAAGAAGACGGCGCGCTCCCGCTCCAGCGACTCCACCGTGTAGAACATCAGCAGCAGGCACACGAGCGTGGACGCCTGCCCCATGCTCCGCACCGCGAAGTGCCCCGGCACGGCCAGCATCGGCGTGTCGAAGGGGCCTATCGCGTTGAGCGCCTGCACCACCGTCTGCAACAGGATGATGGGCACGAAGAGGTAGAGCCCCGGCTGCGACAACAGGCCCCGCGCCTCCACGCGCGCCACGTGCCACAAGTCGCCCAGCAAACTCGGAGGGCGCACGCCCATGTTCAGCGACGCGAGCGGCGTCTCCTCGCGGAACGTCCCCAGCGGCGTGGCGGGCGGCACGTCCGCGAGCGTCTTCCCCTTCACCGGCCGCACCGTCGCGCCCTTGAGGCCCTGCGCCACGTGCCGCGCGCTCCATGCCACGCCACCCAGGCCCACCGCGATGAAGCCCAGCCGGCTGAGCACGAAGAGCGCGTCCAGGCCCACGCGCTCGTGGTTGTAGAAGTCCACGCCCCGGTCGACCTTCACCCACGTCTCGCTCAGCCACCGCAGGCCCGCGGGCTCCACCGCCATGAGGGCGCGGTTGATGCGCGGGTCCAGCCAGCCGGGAGACCAGTCCCAGAGGAAGAAGGCGCAGACGAACATCAGCACCACGGGCAGGAAGTAGACGAGCACCGGTCGCCGCGTCAGCTCGCCCACCGCGAAGGCGGTGCCCGCCATGAAGACGAGCAGCGGCACGCCGAAGAAGAGCGCCGGCCGTATGTAGTTGAGCAGCGACAGCGGGCCCCGGTACTCCGCGTGCTCTCCCGCTGGCACCACATGGTGGAAGAACACCAGGAAGGCCACCATCGCCGCGAGCGCGAGCCCGTACGCCGCCAGCACCGCGAGGAACTTGCCCCACACGTACTCGCGCGGCGTCAGCGGCGTGGTGTGGAGGATGGGGCCCACGCGCGCCTCCTCGTCCGAGATGACGCCCATGCCGGCGCCCACCGAGATGAAGAACGTGTGGAGGAGGAAGGTGAGCAGGATGATTGTCTGCGAGACAGCGAACTCGCTCGTCACCCACGCCTTCTGTCCGCCCACCTGGCTGGCTCCGGACTCGATGGTCACGTTGCCAGCCGCGTAGCCCCACACCACCAGGAAGGTGATGAGGAGCAGGATGACGAACAGCGGGCGGCGCACCTGGTGCGCCAGCTCCGTGCGCACCACGGCGCCCAGCCGGGCGGCATTCATCGCGCCACCTCGCGAGCGGGCTCGGCGTTCTCGGAGGGGACTTGCGGGTCCTTCATCAGGAGGAGGTACGCGTCCTCCAGCGTGGGCGTCACGCGCTCGAAGCCCGGAGGTACGGCGGCGTTCGGCGCGTGGATGCGCACGCGGTTGCGTCCCTCGAAGAGCACGGCCTGCGTGACGCGGCGGGTGCGCTGAAGCTCGGAGAGTTCGGCGGCGGTGGCGGTGCCCTCGAAGATGGTGCCTTGGATGGCGGCCTTCGCCTCGGTGGGCGAGGTAATCGCCACCACGCGGCCCTGGCGGATGACGGCGAAGCGCGGGCACAGCATGGCCACGTCCTCGACGATGTGCGTGGACAGGAGCACCGTGCGCTCGTGGGCCACCTCCGCGAGCAGCCGGTAGAAGCGCAGGCGCTCCTCCGGGTCCAGGCCCGCGGTGGGCTCGTCCACGATGATGAGCTTCGGGTTGCCCGCCAGCGCCTGGGCAATCCCGAGCCGCTGCCGCATGCCTCCCGAGTACTCCTTCACCTTCCGCTTCGCGGCGAAGGTGAGGTTC comes from Pyxidicoccus parkwaysis and encodes:
- a CDS encoding ABC transporter ATP-binding protein, with protein sequence MLSLRNLVKVYPGPVAALRGVDLDVPRGMFGLLGPNGAGKSTLMKILAGLLEPTSGEVTLDGTDIVRNPEALRPYLGYLPQEFGFYPYLTGEAMLLYLLELKGVTAPQGLKKLTAELLERVNLTFAAKRKVKEYSGGMRQRLGIAQALAGNPKLIIVDEPTAGLDPEERLRFYRLLAEVAHERTVLLSTHIVEDVAMLCPRFAVIRQGRVVAITSPTEAKAAIQGTIFEGTATAAELSELQRTRRVTQAVLFEGRNRVRIHAPNAAVPPGFERVTPTLEDAYLLLMKDPQVPSENAEPAREVAR